In the Syntrophales bacterium genome, TTTTTTTGAAAGGGTGTTCTATAAACTTTTGCTGCTTCCCGTCATTGCAGGGATTTCCTATGAAATTGTTCGCTTTACGGGGAAGTTTCGTAAAAGCAAAATGGTCAAACTCATCACGTGGCCTGGGCTTTTGCTTCAGCGCATCACCACACGGGAACCCACAGATGACCAGATTGAAGTAGCCATTGCCGCTATGAAAAAAGTTATTTAGAGAGCTTTTTCAGCAACCAGACGATATTGGCGCCCAAATCTTTCATTGTTCTCAAGCCTTCCTCGTCTTTTAGTACCTCCCCAATATTTCCTCCTATGGCCATGTTCCAGTAACTTGAGCCTGGGATTATCATCTGCATGTATTGGAAGAAGAGGTTTATGGAATTAAGCGCTTGTATCGATCCTGCCCTCCGGGCGGCCACCACAGCAGCTCCGACTTTTCTTTTCAGCATGTAATTGTTGGCCCGGGCTACGATGCCACACCTTTCAATCAACGCTTTCATGTTGGCGCTTACATCGCAAAAGTAGGTAGGAGATCCCAGGACGATACCATCGGCGGATGACATCTTTTCTAGGATTTCGTTCAACATATCCGTGCCTTGAGCGCAACGACCATTTTTATTTTTGAAACATTTGTAACAGGCCTTACAACCTTTTAATTCATGACCAGCGAGTTGTAATAACTCTGTTTCAATCCCCTCTTTTTTTATTTCTTCCAGGACAGTGTTGATTAAAATAGCAGTGTTACCATCTTTACGGGAACTGGCGTTCACAGCAAACACCTTCATTTTTTGGACCTCCTTCTTTTTTATCCTTTGTCCAGGCGGTAAAGCCCTGCTCTTCGTGCTTTTTCGATAGCATCCGCAAATTCCTGAGGCGTGATGCGTCGTCCTATAAAGGGATCTCCAACGGCTCTGCCGCAAGGCCTGTACTGCGCCATAATATTTACGTAGCTGTGGGGGGATATTTTCGTCGCGATGAATCGCACGATTTCTTCTGTACCGGCGATATTTTGGGGCATGACGAGGTGCCTGATGATAAGTCCTCGTTTGGCTATACCTCGTTCGTCTACGATGAGATCGCCTACCTGTCTGTGCATCTCCAACAGGGCTTCCTGGGCGCGTTCCCTGTAGTCAGTCACACCACAGAACTTTTCTGCCCACTCGTTATTCCAGAACTTAAAATCTGGCATGTAGATGTCGAAAACACCGTCCAGTAGGCGGAGAGTTAAAAGAGTTTCATAACCACCGCAGTTGTAAACAAGGGGGATGTTAAGGCCGGCTTCAATCGCGATGGGTAAAGCCTCCAGTATTTGAGGAACTACATGCGTTGGTGTAACGAAGTTTATGTTGTGACAGCCCATTTTTTGGAGGCGTATTATAACTGTAGCAAGATCATTGGGGCTGACTTCATCTCCGTATCTGAGATGGCTGATGTCGTAATTCTGGCAGAAAGAACAGAGGAGATTGCAGGAAGCGAAGAATATGGTTCCCGAACCGTACCTTCCCACAAGGGGGGATTCTTCACCAAAATGCGGTCCATAGCTGGACAGAATGGCCCATCTTCCCGTTTTGCATACACCTAACTCCCCTTCAATGCGATTCACCTTGCACCTTCTCGGGCAGAGCACGCACGATTTTAAGACGTTAAGGGCGGATTTTATCCTATTTTGAAGTTCCCCTTTTTTGTAGAGATCTATGTATGAAGGTACGTTCATTGACCGCTCAGTTGGCCGCATGCCGCACATATATCTTTGCCTCTGCTCGTCCTTACGATTGTGGTATATCCAGCATCAAGAAGTACCTGTTGGAAATTTCTTATAGCCTCGGGAGAAGGTGATTTGAAGCGTGATCCGGGAAATTCGTTGAATGCAATTAAATTCACTTTGCAACGTATTCCCCTCAACAGGCGGGCGAGTTTTTTGGCATCCTGGATGGTGTCGTTAAAATCACCCAAGAGAACGTATTCAAAAGTTAGCATACGCCGACCAGGCATGGGATAGTCTCGACATGCCTGTAGAAGGGCCTCTATGGGGTATAGGCGGTTTATGGGCATCAACGTACTGCGTCGTTCGTTATCTGGGGCGTTTAGTGACACGGCAAGATTAACGCGGATGTCGTGCCCAAGTTGGACGATCTTAGGAGCTATACCGCAGGTGGAAACCGTTATCTTGCGGGTGGAAAATCCCATTCCATAATCTGACGTGAAGTTTTTTATTGCCTTCAGTGTATTTTCGTAGTTTGCTAGAGGTTCCCCCATGCCCATGAGAACTACATTCTTTACACTGGCACCTTCAGGTGTTTCAAAACGAAGCCTAATCAACTGACCAACTATTTCTGATGCTCTCAAGTTTCTCTTCAATCCTATGGTTCCTGTGAAACAGAAAAGACAACCCATCGCACACCCCACCTGGGTAGATAGACAGGCGGTCCAGTGATTTTTGCCTGGTATGAGTACACTTTCCACTTTGTGCCCATCTTCAAGTTGAAATAGGACCTTTTTAGTGCCATCGATGGAAGTGCTCGTTTTCACTATCTCCGGGTCACGAATCTCCACCATTTCTTTTAATTTGTCGCGGAATTCCTTTGATAGATCTGTCATAACATCGAAAGATTGCGCTCCCCGCTGGTAAAGCCACTTCATAACCTGTCGCGCACGATATCGTTCCTTGCCCATCTCGGCGAAATAGGCTTCCATTTCTTCTAGGGTCATGTCTTTGAGGTGGGGTTTTCCCGACATGGACTATTTATAGCAGTCTTCTAGTCTTATGGAAATGGCCTTTATGAATTCCTGTGTTGATACAAGTTTCTTGGAAGGAATTGATTCTGCCATCCCGATGATATCCCCTGTCATGATTCC is a window encoding:
- a CDS encoding radical SAM protein, with amino-acid sequence MNRIEGELGVCKTGRWAILSSYGPHFGEESPLVGRYGSGTIFFASCNLLCSFCQNYDISHLRYGDEVSPNDLATVIIRLQKMGCHNINFVTPTHVVPQILEALPIAIEAGLNIPLVYNCGGYETLLTLRLLDGVFDIYMPDFKFWNNEWAEKFCGVTDYRERAQEALLEMHRQVGDLIVDERGIAKRGLIIRHLVMPQNIAGTEEIVRFIATKISPHSYVNIMAQYRPCGRAVGDPFIGRRITPQEFADAIEKARRAGLYRLDKG
- a CDS encoding flavodoxin family protein, coding for MKVFAVNASSRKDGNTAILINTVLEEIKKEGIETELLQLAGHELKGCKACYKCFKNKNGRCAQGTDMLNEILEKMSSADGIVLGSPTYFCDVSANMKALIERCGIVARANNYMLKRKVGAAVVAARRAGSIQALNSINLFFQYMQMIIPGSSYWNMAIGGNIGEVLKDEEGLRTMKDLGANIVWLLKKLSK
- the rlmN gene encoding 23S rRNA (adenine(2503)-C(2))-methyltransferase RlmN; the encoded protein is MSGKPHLKDMTLEEMEAYFAEMGKERYRARQVMKWLYQRGAQSFDVMTDLSKEFRDKLKEMVEIRDPEIVKTSTSIDGTKKVLFQLEDGHKVESVLIPGKNHWTACLSTQVGCAMGCLFCFTGTIGLKRNLRASEIVGQLIRLRFETPEGASVKNVVLMGMGEPLANYENTLKAIKNFTSDYGMGFSTRKITVSTCGIAPKIVQLGHDIRVNLAVSLNAPDNERRSTLMPINRLYPIEALLQACRDYPMPGRRMLTFEYVLLGDFNDTIQDAKKLARLLRGIRCKVNLIAFNEFPGSRFKSPSPEAIRNFQQVLLDAGYTTIVRTSRGKDICAACGQLSGQ